From the genome of Populus alba chromosome 10, ASM523922v2, whole genome shotgun sequence, one region includes:
- the LOC118061577 gene encoding phospholipase SGR2 isoform X1, translating into MADSKANPAISEQVLPDLLKNTPSNIARLEDVIEHCKARQKYLAQTGSPSDGGDVRWYFCKVPLVENELAASVPRTEIVGKSDYFRFGMRDSLAIEASFLQREEELLSSWWKEYAECSEGPNGWPTTSKKIDNQENADSPEGGRAAQLHEVEEERVGVPVKGGLYEVDLVKRHCFPIYWNGENRRVLRGHWFARKGGLGWLPLREDVAEQLEIAYQSQVWHRRTFQPSGLFAARVDLQGSTPGLHALFTGEDNTWEAWLNIDASGFSSIITLSWNGIKLRRGYSASLSEKPTQDELRQKKEEEMDDYCSQVPVQHVVFMVHGIGQRLEKSNLVDDVSSFRHITTSLSEQHLTSYQRGVQRVLFIPCQWRKGLKLSGEAAVEKITLDGVRGLRVMLSATVHDVLYYMSPIYRQDIINAVSNQLNRLYLKFLKRNPGYDGKVSIYGHSLGSVLSYDILCHQENLTSPFPMDWMYKEYSRSEESSLDTKRGTSTNLEDNISNVFKEAKKIVDPVEEKMMSARSTLVHENGLSDDFSTILSPIASELVGAASDSNFKQIRGKENPHEFVCDSSDVLSQERDHLCEAKDMKLDDPMSGVENRAVEGSENAGNKEKEINMLMKEIDSLKAKIAELEFKCGGGDASENGKATESMTKQPISKKLAVGLDEAPKSYTPYIKYTKLEFKVDTFYAVGSPLGVFLSLHNVRIGLGKGKEYWAEENISEEMPACRQMLNIFHPFDPVAYRIEPLVCKEFISKRPVIIPYHKGGRRLHIGFQEFTEDLAARSQAIINHLNVVKVKVLTVCQSKIANSEEEAENVNEKEERTYGSIMMERLTGSEGRIDHMLQDKTFEHPYLQAIGAHTNYWRDHDTALFILKHLYREIPEEPKLPAESSGGTSKDEIGSTGWYDQSETNEELPLTFSDRMMAKNFSKKANKYMKSPKC; encoded by the exons ATGGCGGATTCCAAGGCAAACCCGGCGATTTCAGAGCAAGTACTGCCTGATTTGCTAAAGAATACGCCTTCGAATATTGCAAGATTGGAGGATGTGATTGAGCATTGTAAAGCTCGTCAAAAGTATCTTGCTCAGACTGGAAGTCCATCTGATGGTGGTGATGTTAGGTGGTATTTCTGTAAGGTGCCTTTGGTAGAGAATG AGTTAGCTGCCTCAGTCCCACGCACTGAGATTGTGGGAAAGAGCGACTATTTTCGTTTTGGTATGAGGGATTCTCTTGCAATAGAGGCATCTTTCTTGCAG AGAGAAGAAGAATTGCTCTCTAGTTGGTGGAAAGAGTATGCAGAATGTAGTGAAGGCCCAAATGGCTGGCCTACTACTAGTAAGAAGATTGATAACCAAGAAAATGCTGATTCTCCAGAGGGTGGACGAGCAGCTCAACTGCATGAAGTGGAAGAGGAGAGAGTTGGCGTGCCTGTAAAGGGAGGACTCTATGAG GTAGATCTGGTGAAGAGACATTGTTTTCCTATTTACTGGAATGGAGAAAATCGGCGTGTTTTGAGAGGTCATTGGTTTGCTCGTAAAGGAGGCTTGGGTTGGCTCCCTCTTCGAGAGGACGTAGCTGAGCAGTTAGAGATTGCATACCAGAGCCAG GTTTGGCATCGAAGGACCTTTCAACCATCTGGCCTTTTTGCAGCTCGTGTTGATCTGCAAGGCTCTACCCCT GGACTTCATGCACTTTTTACCGGAGAAGACAATACCTGGGAGGCTTGGCTCAACATTGATGCTTCTGGCTTTTCTAGTATCATTACCTTAAGTTGGAATGGAATCAAGTTAAGGCGTGGCTACTCTGCATCTCTCTCAGAAAAACCAACCCAG gATGAACTACGACaaaagaaggaggaggaaatgGATGATTACTGTTCGCAG GTTCCTGTTCAGCATGTGGTTTTTATGGTTCACGGTATTGGCCAAAGGTTGGAGAAGTCTAATTTGGTTGATGATGTTAGCAGTTTCCGCCATATCACTACGAGTCTCTCTGAACAACATCTTACTTCATACCAACGAGGTGTTCAACGAGTTCTTTTTATCCCATGCCAG TGGAGAAAGGGTTTGAAGCTGAGTGGTGAAGCTGCAGTTGAAAAGATTACTTTAGATGGTGTACGTGGTTTGCGTGTTATGCTGAGTGCAACAGTTCATGATGTATTGTATTACATGAGCCCCATCTATCGTCAAGACATTATCAATGCG GTATCAAACCAATTAAACCGCTTGTATTTGAAGTTTCTTAAGAGGAATCCTGGTTATGATGGAAAG GTTTCAATATATGGTCATTCATTGGGAAGTGTCCTCTCATACGACATCCTCTGCCATCAAGAGAATCTGACTTCTCCATTCCCAATGGATTGGATGTATAAAGAATACTCTAGGAGTGAAGAATCTTCCCTTGATACAAAGCGTGGCACGTCAACCAACCTGGAGGACAACATCTCCAATGTATTCAAAGAAGCCAAGAAAATAGTGGATCCTGTTGAGGAAAAAATGATGAGTGCACGATCAACTTTAGTACATGAGAATGGACTTTCTGATGATTTTTCCACAATCTTGAGTCCCATTGCATCAGAGTTGGTTGGAGCTGCATCAGATTCAAATTTTAAGCAAATACGTGGAAAAGAAAATCCCCATGAATTTGTTTGTGACTCCAGTGATGTGCTTTCTCAGGAAAGAGATCATTTATGTGAAGCTAAAGATATGAAGTTAGATGACCCAATGAGTGGTGTGGAGAACAGGGCAGTGGAAGGCAGTGAAAATGCCGgcaacaaggaaaaagaaattaatatgcTCATGAAAGAG ATTGATTCCTTAAAAGCTAAAATAGCAGAGTTGGAATTCAAGTGTGGTGGTGGAGATGCAAGTG AAAATGGAAAGGCAACTGAAAGCATGACAAAGCAACCCATATCCAAGAAATTGGCAGTTGGACTAGATGAAGCACCAAAGAGTTATACCCCTTATATCAAGTATACAAAACTCGAATTCAAG GTTGACACATTCTATGCTGTTGGATCACCTCTTGgagtctttctttctcttcataATGTTCGGATTGGACTTG GGAAAGGGAAAGAATATTGGGCAGAGGAAAATATAAGTGAAGAAATGCCAGCATGTCGTCAaatgctcaacatttttcacccATTTGATCCTGTAGCATATAG aATAGAACCTCTTGTCTGTAAAGAATTTATCAGCAAGCGCCCAGTTATTATTCCTTACCACAAAGGTGGAAGAAGGTTGCACATTGGGTTTCAG GAGTTCACTGAAGATTTGGCTGCTCGTTCTCAAGCAATAATAAATCATCTAAACGTTGTGAAG GTCAAGGTGCTTACAGTTTGCCAATCAAAAATTGCCAATAGCGAAGAAG aagcAGAAAATGtcaatgaaaaagaagagaggaCATATGGCTCAATAATGATGGAGAGGTTAACTGGAAGTGAAGGAAGAATAGACCACATGCTTCAA GATAAAACATTTGAACATCCATATCTGCAAGCCATTGGAGCACACAC GAACTATTGGAGGGATCATGACACAGCTCTCTTCATTTTAAAACACTTGTATAGGGAGATACCTGAAGAACCCAAGTTACCTGCAGAATCTAGTGGAGGCACCTCAAAAGATGAGATTGGTTCCACAGGATGGTATGATCAAAGTGAAACTAATGAGGAACTCCCTTTGACATTCTCTGACAGAATGATGGCTAAAAACTTCTCAAAGAAAgccaataaatatatgaaaagccCCAAGTGCTGA
- the LOC118061577 gene encoding phospholipase SGR2 isoform X2 → MADSKANPAISEQVLPDLLKNTPSNIARLEDVIEHCKARQKYLAQTGSPSDGGDVRWYFCKVPLVENELAASVPRTEIVGKSDYFRFGMRDSLAIEASFLQREEELLSSWWKEYAECSEGPNGWPTTSKKIDNQENADSPEGGRAAQLHEVEEERVGVPVKGGLYEVDLVKRHCFPIYWNGENRRVLRGHWFARKGGLGWLPLREDVAEQLEIAYQSQVWHRRTFQPSGLFAARVDLQGSTPGLHALFTGEDNTWEAWLNIDASGFSSIITLSWNGIKLRRGYSASLSEKPTQDELRQKKEEEMDDYCSQVPVQHVVFMVHGIGQRLEKSNLVDDVSSFRHITTSLSEQHLTSYQRGVQRVLFIPCQWRKGLKLSGEAAVEKITLDGVRGLRVMLSATVHDVLYYMSPIYRQDIINAVSNQLNRLYLKFLKRNPGYDGKVSIYGHSLGSVLSYDILCHQENLTSPFPMDWMYKEYSRSEESSLDTKRGTSTNLEDNISNVFKEAKKIVDPVEEKMMSARSTLVHENGLSDDFSTILSPIASELVGAASDSNFKQIRGKENPHEFVCDSSDVLSQERDHLCEAKDMKLDDPMSGVENRAVEGSENAGNKEKEINMLMKEIDSLKAKIAELEFKCGGGDASENGKATESMTKQPISKKLAVGLDEAPKSYTPYIKYTKLEFKVDTFYAVGSPLGVFLSLHNVRIGLGKGKEYWAEENISEEMPACRQMLNIFHPFDPVAYRIEPLVCKEFISKRPVIIPYHKGGRRLHIGFQEFTEDLAARSQAIINHLNVVKVKVLTVCQSKIANSEEAENVNEKEERTYGSIMMERLTGSEGRIDHMLQDKTFEHPYLQAIGAHTNYWRDHDTALFILKHLYREIPEEPKLPAESSGGTSKDEIGSTGWYDQSETNEELPLTFSDRMMAKNFSKKANKYMKSPKC, encoded by the exons ATGGCGGATTCCAAGGCAAACCCGGCGATTTCAGAGCAAGTACTGCCTGATTTGCTAAAGAATACGCCTTCGAATATTGCAAGATTGGAGGATGTGATTGAGCATTGTAAAGCTCGTCAAAAGTATCTTGCTCAGACTGGAAGTCCATCTGATGGTGGTGATGTTAGGTGGTATTTCTGTAAGGTGCCTTTGGTAGAGAATG AGTTAGCTGCCTCAGTCCCACGCACTGAGATTGTGGGAAAGAGCGACTATTTTCGTTTTGGTATGAGGGATTCTCTTGCAATAGAGGCATCTTTCTTGCAG AGAGAAGAAGAATTGCTCTCTAGTTGGTGGAAAGAGTATGCAGAATGTAGTGAAGGCCCAAATGGCTGGCCTACTACTAGTAAGAAGATTGATAACCAAGAAAATGCTGATTCTCCAGAGGGTGGACGAGCAGCTCAACTGCATGAAGTGGAAGAGGAGAGAGTTGGCGTGCCTGTAAAGGGAGGACTCTATGAG GTAGATCTGGTGAAGAGACATTGTTTTCCTATTTACTGGAATGGAGAAAATCGGCGTGTTTTGAGAGGTCATTGGTTTGCTCGTAAAGGAGGCTTGGGTTGGCTCCCTCTTCGAGAGGACGTAGCTGAGCAGTTAGAGATTGCATACCAGAGCCAG GTTTGGCATCGAAGGACCTTTCAACCATCTGGCCTTTTTGCAGCTCGTGTTGATCTGCAAGGCTCTACCCCT GGACTTCATGCACTTTTTACCGGAGAAGACAATACCTGGGAGGCTTGGCTCAACATTGATGCTTCTGGCTTTTCTAGTATCATTACCTTAAGTTGGAATGGAATCAAGTTAAGGCGTGGCTACTCTGCATCTCTCTCAGAAAAACCAACCCAG gATGAACTACGACaaaagaaggaggaggaaatgGATGATTACTGTTCGCAG GTTCCTGTTCAGCATGTGGTTTTTATGGTTCACGGTATTGGCCAAAGGTTGGAGAAGTCTAATTTGGTTGATGATGTTAGCAGTTTCCGCCATATCACTACGAGTCTCTCTGAACAACATCTTACTTCATACCAACGAGGTGTTCAACGAGTTCTTTTTATCCCATGCCAG TGGAGAAAGGGTTTGAAGCTGAGTGGTGAAGCTGCAGTTGAAAAGATTACTTTAGATGGTGTACGTGGTTTGCGTGTTATGCTGAGTGCAACAGTTCATGATGTATTGTATTACATGAGCCCCATCTATCGTCAAGACATTATCAATGCG GTATCAAACCAATTAAACCGCTTGTATTTGAAGTTTCTTAAGAGGAATCCTGGTTATGATGGAAAG GTTTCAATATATGGTCATTCATTGGGAAGTGTCCTCTCATACGACATCCTCTGCCATCAAGAGAATCTGACTTCTCCATTCCCAATGGATTGGATGTATAAAGAATACTCTAGGAGTGAAGAATCTTCCCTTGATACAAAGCGTGGCACGTCAACCAACCTGGAGGACAACATCTCCAATGTATTCAAAGAAGCCAAGAAAATAGTGGATCCTGTTGAGGAAAAAATGATGAGTGCACGATCAACTTTAGTACATGAGAATGGACTTTCTGATGATTTTTCCACAATCTTGAGTCCCATTGCATCAGAGTTGGTTGGAGCTGCATCAGATTCAAATTTTAAGCAAATACGTGGAAAAGAAAATCCCCATGAATTTGTTTGTGACTCCAGTGATGTGCTTTCTCAGGAAAGAGATCATTTATGTGAAGCTAAAGATATGAAGTTAGATGACCCAATGAGTGGTGTGGAGAACAGGGCAGTGGAAGGCAGTGAAAATGCCGgcaacaaggaaaaagaaattaatatgcTCATGAAAGAG ATTGATTCCTTAAAAGCTAAAATAGCAGAGTTGGAATTCAAGTGTGGTGGTGGAGATGCAAGTG AAAATGGAAAGGCAACTGAAAGCATGACAAAGCAACCCATATCCAAGAAATTGGCAGTTGGACTAGATGAAGCACCAAAGAGTTATACCCCTTATATCAAGTATACAAAACTCGAATTCAAG GTTGACACATTCTATGCTGTTGGATCACCTCTTGgagtctttctttctcttcataATGTTCGGATTGGACTTG GGAAAGGGAAAGAATATTGGGCAGAGGAAAATATAAGTGAAGAAATGCCAGCATGTCGTCAaatgctcaacatttttcacccATTTGATCCTGTAGCATATAG aATAGAACCTCTTGTCTGTAAAGAATTTATCAGCAAGCGCCCAGTTATTATTCCTTACCACAAAGGTGGAAGAAGGTTGCACATTGGGTTTCAG GAGTTCACTGAAGATTTGGCTGCTCGTTCTCAAGCAATAATAAATCATCTAAACGTTGTGAAG GTCAAGGTGCTTACAGTTTGCCAATCAAAAATTGCCAATAGCGAAGAAG cAGAAAATGtcaatgaaaaagaagagaggaCATATGGCTCAATAATGATGGAGAGGTTAACTGGAAGTGAAGGAAGAATAGACCACATGCTTCAA GATAAAACATTTGAACATCCATATCTGCAAGCCATTGGAGCACACAC GAACTATTGGAGGGATCATGACACAGCTCTCTTCATTTTAAAACACTTGTATAGGGAGATACCTGAAGAACCCAAGTTACCTGCAGAATCTAGTGGAGGCACCTCAAAAGATGAGATTGGTTCCACAGGATGGTATGATCAAAGTGAAACTAATGAGGAACTCCCTTTGACATTCTCTGACAGAATGATGGCTAAAAACTTCTCAAAGAAAgccaataaatatatgaaaagccCCAAGTGCTGA
- the LOC118061577 gene encoding phospholipase SGR2 isoform X3, producing the protein MADSKANPAISEQVLPDLLKNTPSNIARLEDVIEHCKARQKYLAQTGSPSDGGDVRWYFCKVPLVENELAASVPRTEIVGKSDYFRFGMRDSLAIEASFLQREEELLSSWWKEYAECSEGPNGWPTTSKKIDNQENADSPEGGRAAQLHEVEEERVGVPVKGGLYEVDLVKRHCFPIYWNGENRRVLRGHWFARKGGLGWLPLREDVAEQLEIAYQSQVWHRRTFQPSGLFAARVDLQGSTPGLHALFTGEDNTWEAWLNIDASGFSSIITLSWNGIKLRRGYSASLSEKPTQDELRQKKEEEMDDYCSQVPVQHVVFMVHGIGQRLEKSNLVDDVSSFRHITTSLSEQHLTSYQRGVQRVLFIPCQWRKGLKLSGEAAVEKITLDGVRGLRVMLSATVHDVLYYMSPIYRQDIINAVSNQLNRLYLKFLKRNPGYDGKVSIYGHSLGSVLSYDILCHQENLTSPFPMDWMYKEYSRSEESSLDTKRGTSTNLEDNISNVFKEAKKIVDPVEEKMMSARSTLVHENGLSDDFSTILSPIASELVGAASDSNFKQIRGKENPHEFVCDSSDVLSQERDHLCEAKDMKLDDPMSGVENRAVEGSENAGNKEKEINMLMKEIDSLKAKIAELEFKCGGGDASENGKATESMTKQPISKKLAVGLDEAPKSYTPYIKYTKLEFKVDTFYAVGSPLGVFLSLHNVRIGLGKGKEYWAEENISEEMPACRQMLNIFHPFDPVAYRIEPLVCKEFISKRPVIIPYHKGGRRLHIGFQEFTEDLAARSQAIINHLNVVKVKVLTVCQSKIANSEEENVNEKEERTYGSIMMERLTGSEGRIDHMLQDKTFEHPYLQAIGAHTNYWRDHDTALFILKHLYREIPEEPKLPAESSGGTSKDEIGSTGWYDQSETNEELPLTFSDRMMAKNFSKKANKYMKSPKC; encoded by the exons ATGGCGGATTCCAAGGCAAACCCGGCGATTTCAGAGCAAGTACTGCCTGATTTGCTAAAGAATACGCCTTCGAATATTGCAAGATTGGAGGATGTGATTGAGCATTGTAAAGCTCGTCAAAAGTATCTTGCTCAGACTGGAAGTCCATCTGATGGTGGTGATGTTAGGTGGTATTTCTGTAAGGTGCCTTTGGTAGAGAATG AGTTAGCTGCCTCAGTCCCACGCACTGAGATTGTGGGAAAGAGCGACTATTTTCGTTTTGGTATGAGGGATTCTCTTGCAATAGAGGCATCTTTCTTGCAG AGAGAAGAAGAATTGCTCTCTAGTTGGTGGAAAGAGTATGCAGAATGTAGTGAAGGCCCAAATGGCTGGCCTACTACTAGTAAGAAGATTGATAACCAAGAAAATGCTGATTCTCCAGAGGGTGGACGAGCAGCTCAACTGCATGAAGTGGAAGAGGAGAGAGTTGGCGTGCCTGTAAAGGGAGGACTCTATGAG GTAGATCTGGTGAAGAGACATTGTTTTCCTATTTACTGGAATGGAGAAAATCGGCGTGTTTTGAGAGGTCATTGGTTTGCTCGTAAAGGAGGCTTGGGTTGGCTCCCTCTTCGAGAGGACGTAGCTGAGCAGTTAGAGATTGCATACCAGAGCCAG GTTTGGCATCGAAGGACCTTTCAACCATCTGGCCTTTTTGCAGCTCGTGTTGATCTGCAAGGCTCTACCCCT GGACTTCATGCACTTTTTACCGGAGAAGACAATACCTGGGAGGCTTGGCTCAACATTGATGCTTCTGGCTTTTCTAGTATCATTACCTTAAGTTGGAATGGAATCAAGTTAAGGCGTGGCTACTCTGCATCTCTCTCAGAAAAACCAACCCAG gATGAACTACGACaaaagaaggaggaggaaatgGATGATTACTGTTCGCAG GTTCCTGTTCAGCATGTGGTTTTTATGGTTCACGGTATTGGCCAAAGGTTGGAGAAGTCTAATTTGGTTGATGATGTTAGCAGTTTCCGCCATATCACTACGAGTCTCTCTGAACAACATCTTACTTCATACCAACGAGGTGTTCAACGAGTTCTTTTTATCCCATGCCAG TGGAGAAAGGGTTTGAAGCTGAGTGGTGAAGCTGCAGTTGAAAAGATTACTTTAGATGGTGTACGTGGTTTGCGTGTTATGCTGAGTGCAACAGTTCATGATGTATTGTATTACATGAGCCCCATCTATCGTCAAGACATTATCAATGCG GTATCAAACCAATTAAACCGCTTGTATTTGAAGTTTCTTAAGAGGAATCCTGGTTATGATGGAAAG GTTTCAATATATGGTCATTCATTGGGAAGTGTCCTCTCATACGACATCCTCTGCCATCAAGAGAATCTGACTTCTCCATTCCCAATGGATTGGATGTATAAAGAATACTCTAGGAGTGAAGAATCTTCCCTTGATACAAAGCGTGGCACGTCAACCAACCTGGAGGACAACATCTCCAATGTATTCAAAGAAGCCAAGAAAATAGTGGATCCTGTTGAGGAAAAAATGATGAGTGCACGATCAACTTTAGTACATGAGAATGGACTTTCTGATGATTTTTCCACAATCTTGAGTCCCATTGCATCAGAGTTGGTTGGAGCTGCATCAGATTCAAATTTTAAGCAAATACGTGGAAAAGAAAATCCCCATGAATTTGTTTGTGACTCCAGTGATGTGCTTTCTCAGGAAAGAGATCATTTATGTGAAGCTAAAGATATGAAGTTAGATGACCCAATGAGTGGTGTGGAGAACAGGGCAGTGGAAGGCAGTGAAAATGCCGgcaacaaggaaaaagaaattaatatgcTCATGAAAGAG ATTGATTCCTTAAAAGCTAAAATAGCAGAGTTGGAATTCAAGTGTGGTGGTGGAGATGCAAGTG AAAATGGAAAGGCAACTGAAAGCATGACAAAGCAACCCATATCCAAGAAATTGGCAGTTGGACTAGATGAAGCACCAAAGAGTTATACCCCTTATATCAAGTATACAAAACTCGAATTCAAG GTTGACACATTCTATGCTGTTGGATCACCTCTTGgagtctttctttctcttcataATGTTCGGATTGGACTTG GGAAAGGGAAAGAATATTGGGCAGAGGAAAATATAAGTGAAGAAATGCCAGCATGTCGTCAaatgctcaacatttttcacccATTTGATCCTGTAGCATATAG aATAGAACCTCTTGTCTGTAAAGAATTTATCAGCAAGCGCCCAGTTATTATTCCTTACCACAAAGGTGGAAGAAGGTTGCACATTGGGTTTCAG GAGTTCACTGAAGATTTGGCTGCTCGTTCTCAAGCAATAATAAATCATCTAAACGTTGTGAAG GTCAAGGTGCTTACAGTTTGCCAATCAAAAATTGCCAATAGCGAAGAAG AAAATGtcaatgaaaaagaagagaggaCATATGGCTCAATAATGATGGAGAGGTTAACTGGAAGTGAAGGAAGAATAGACCACATGCTTCAA GATAAAACATTTGAACATCCATATCTGCAAGCCATTGGAGCACACAC GAACTATTGGAGGGATCATGACACAGCTCTCTTCATTTTAAAACACTTGTATAGGGAGATACCTGAAGAACCCAAGTTACCTGCAGAATCTAGTGGAGGCACCTCAAAAGATGAGATTGGTTCCACAGGATGGTATGATCAAAGTGAAACTAATGAGGAACTCCCTTTGACATTCTCTGACAGAATGATGGCTAAAAACTTCTCAAAGAAAgccaataaatatatgaaaagccCCAAGTGCTGA